From the genome of Streptomyces sp. NBC_01260, one region includes:
- a CDS encoding acyl-CoA dehydrogenase: MGIGITEEHRELAQAVRGWLARAVPPGEIRKLLDADAPTATGARPEYWDGLAEQGLLGIHLPEEYGGGGGGLLDLAVVLEEAGRAALPGPYLASALASAVLHASAPEASGLARDLAAGRRIGAVALGPGSLTAVEQEDGHLLDGELPPVLCADGADLLLLPAASVTGTRWFAVDTAARGLSVRPHRSADPTRPTAEVRAEGVLVPAGRLLPTDSGLVRDLAAVLFAAEACGTAARSLDTATEHAKVREQFGRPIGQFQGVKHLCADMLVRVEQARALVWDAARAADEAPEVRGMAAALAASSALDAAYGCAKDAIQILGGIGFTWEHDAHLYLRRALVARQLLGSGDVHRQRAVRLAAAGARRGLTLELPAEAAAHRAAAREAVAAARGLDPKAARRALAPTGYAAPHLPAPYGLDAGPVQQLAVQQELREQGVKLSDLQIATWVVPSLIAHGTPEQQDRYLLPTLRGELLWCQLFSEPGAGSDLASLRTRAERTSEGWRINGQKVWTSAAQWADHGILLARTDPDAPKHRGLGYFLVDMKNTEGIDIRPLKEITGDSLFNEVYFDDVILPADALVGEADGGWQVARNTLGNERVHMADQMTFDTGLEALIERSAGLDGACRARIGALAAEAHALACIGLRTTLQQVSGLEPGAGASVRKLVQTAHQQKVAELTLELLGPAGAVAEGAGERAVHGFLMSRCLTIAGGTTQVQLNVVAERILGLPRD; encoded by the coding sequence ATGGGCATCGGAATCACCGAAGAACACAGGGAGCTCGCGCAGGCCGTACGAGGGTGGCTCGCGCGGGCCGTACCGCCCGGGGAAATACGCAAACTCCTCGACGCGGACGCCCCCACTGCCACCGGCGCACGCCCCGAATACTGGGACGGGCTGGCGGAACAGGGCCTGCTCGGCATCCATTTGCCCGAGGAGTACGGGGGAGGAGGCGGCGGACTGCTCGATCTCGCCGTCGTCCTCGAAGAGGCGGGACGGGCCGCACTCCCCGGCCCCTACCTGGCGAGCGCCCTCGCCTCGGCGGTGCTGCACGCGTCGGCGCCGGAGGCGTCCGGGCTGGCGCGGGACCTCGCCGCCGGCCGGCGCATCGGCGCCGTCGCCCTCGGCCCCGGCAGCCTCACCGCCGTCGAGCAGGAGGACGGCCATCTGCTCGACGGCGAACTCCCGCCGGTGCTCTGCGCCGACGGGGCGGATCTGCTGCTGCTCCCCGCCGCCTCGGTCACCGGCACCCGCTGGTTCGCCGTCGACACCGCCGCGCGGGGACTGTCCGTCCGCCCGCACCGCAGCGCCGACCCGACCCGCCCCACCGCCGAGGTCCGGGCCGAGGGGGTCCTGGTCCCCGCCGGGCGGCTGCTGCCCACCGACTCGGGACTCGTCCGCGACCTCGCCGCCGTCCTGTTCGCCGCCGAGGCGTGCGGCACCGCGGCCCGTTCGCTGGACACCGCCACCGAACACGCCAAGGTGCGCGAGCAGTTCGGCCGCCCCATCGGACAGTTCCAGGGCGTCAAGCACCTCTGCGCGGACATGCTCGTCCGGGTCGAACAGGCCCGCGCGCTGGTCTGGGACGCCGCCCGCGCGGCCGACGAGGCACCGGAGGTGCGGGGCATGGCCGCGGCCCTCGCCGCGTCGAGCGCCCTGGACGCCGCGTACGGCTGTGCCAAGGACGCCATCCAGATCCTCGGCGGAATCGGCTTCACCTGGGAGCACGACGCCCATCTGTACCTGCGCCGGGCCCTGGTGGCACGGCAGTTGCTGGGCTCCGGGGACGTCCACCGGCAGCGCGCCGTCCGGCTGGCCGCGGCCGGGGCGCGCCGCGGGCTCACCCTGGAGCTCCCGGCGGAGGCCGCCGCGCACCGGGCGGCTGCCCGCGAGGCCGTCGCCGCCGCCCGGGGCCTGGACCCGAAGGCAGCCCGCCGTGCCCTCGCACCCACCGGCTACGCCGCCCCGCATCTGCCCGCGCCCTACGGCCTGGACGCCGGCCCCGTACAACAGCTAGCCGTGCAACAGGAGTTGCGCGAACAGGGGGTGAAGCTGAGCGACCTCCAGATCGCCACCTGGGTGGTGCCGTCCCTCATCGCCCACGGCACTCCCGAGCAGCAGGACCGCTACCTCCTGCCGACCCTGCGCGGCGAACTCCTGTGGTGCCAGCTGTTCTCCGAACCCGGCGCGGGCTCCGACCTCGCCTCGCTGCGCACCCGGGCCGAACGGACCTCCGAGGGCTGGCGGATCAACGGCCAGAAGGTGTGGACGAGCGCCGCCCAGTGGGCCGACCACGGCATCCTGCTCGCCAGGACCGACCCGGACGCCCCCAAGCACCGGGGGCTCGGCTACTTCCTCGTCGACATGAAGAACACCGAAGGCATCGACATCCGCCCGCTCAAGGAGATCACCGGCGACTCCCTCTTCAACGAGGTGTACTTCGACGACGTGATCCTGCCCGCCGACGCACTGGTCGGCGAGGCCGACGGCGGCTGGCAGGTCGCCCGCAACACCCTGGGTAACGAACGCGTCCACATGGCCGACCAGATGACCTTCGACACCGGTCTGGAAGCCCTGATCGAGCGCTCCGCCGGACTCGACGGCGCCTGCCGGGCCCGGATCGGCGCACTCGCCGCCGAGGCCCACGCACTGGCCTGCATCGGGCTGCGCACCACCCTGCAACAGGTCTCCGGCCTCGAACCGGGCGCGGGCGCCTCCGTACGCAAGCTCGTCCAGACCGCCCACCAGCAGAAGGTCGCCGAACTCACCCTCGAACTGCTCGGCCCCGCCGGTGCGGTGGCCGAGGGGGCCGGGGAGCGGGCCGTGCACGGATTCCTGATGTCCCGCTGCCTGACCATCGCGGGCGGCACCACCCAGGTTCAGCTCAATGTCGTCGCCGAGCGCATCCTCGGCCTGCCGAGGGACTGA
- a CDS encoding MFS transporter, which produces MVDVSTPTRRSARPRTRTWAVVLAACVGQFLVVLDVSVVNVALPSMRTDLGLSAAGLQWVLNAYSIAFAGFMLLGGRAADIYGRKRMFLVGLGLFTAASLGGGLAQEGWQLLAARAAQGLGAAVLAPATLTLLTAAVPEGPARTKAIGTWMAVGAGGGAAGGLIGGALTDALSWRWVLLINVPVGVLALTGAAIWLAEGRTAERSRIDFPGALLVTAGLASVAYGIVQTEESGWTAAATLLPLLGGLALLALFVLVEARTAKPLMPLRVLGARAVASANVAMFVMGSATFSMWYFMTVYAQNVLGYTALEAGLALMPTSVAVVVGSTCAPRLMARVGAKNLALVGTVVAAAGFGWQSTMTADGGYLTSICLPGVLMMAGTGLAATPLASLATSGAAHGEAGLVSGLVNTSRTMGGALGLAVLSTVAAARTDGGAGPADLTAGYALAFRTSGSVLLAGLLLMIFWLPRHRPVQH; this is translated from the coding sequence ATGGTTGACGTCTCGACGCCCACACGCCGCAGCGCCCGGCCCCGTACCCGCACGTGGGCGGTGGTGCTCGCCGCCTGCGTCGGCCAGTTCCTCGTCGTCCTCGACGTGTCCGTCGTCAACGTGGCCCTCCCGTCCATGCGCACCGACCTGGGGCTGAGCGCCGCCGGACTCCAGTGGGTGCTCAACGCCTACTCGATCGCGTTCGCCGGATTCATGCTGCTCGGCGGGCGGGCCGCCGACATCTACGGCCGCAAGCGGATGTTCCTGGTCGGCCTCGGACTGTTCACTGCCGCCTCCCTGGGCGGCGGACTCGCCCAGGAGGGCTGGCAGTTGCTCGCCGCGCGCGCCGCGCAGGGGCTCGGCGCCGCCGTGCTCGCCCCCGCGACCCTCACCCTGCTCACCGCGGCCGTTCCCGAAGGGCCCGCCAGGACGAAGGCCATCGGCACCTGGATGGCGGTCGGTGCGGGCGGCGGCGCGGCCGGCGGACTGATCGGCGGGGCGCTCACCGATGCACTCTCCTGGCGGTGGGTGCTGCTGATCAACGTGCCGGTCGGCGTCCTCGCCCTCACCGGCGCCGCGATCTGGCTCGCCGAGGGGCGCACGGCCGAGCGGAGCCGTATCGACTTCCCGGGCGCACTGCTCGTCACGGCGGGCCTGGCCTCCGTCGCGTACGGCATCGTGCAGACCGAGGAGTCGGGCTGGACCGCGGCCGCGACCCTGCTGCCGCTGCTGGGCGGACTGGCGCTGCTCGCCCTGTTCGTCCTGGTGGAGGCCCGCACGGCGAAGCCGCTGATGCCGCTGAGGGTGCTCGGCGCGCGGGCGGTGGCCTCGGCGAACGTGGCGATGTTCGTGATGGGCTCGGCGACGTTCTCCATGTGGTACTTCATGACCGTGTACGCGCAGAACGTGCTGGGTTACACCGCGCTGGAGGCCGGACTCGCCCTGATGCCCACCTCGGTGGCCGTCGTGGTCGGCTCCACGTGCGCCCCGCGGCTGATGGCCCGGGTCGGAGCGAAGAACCTGGCGCTCGTCGGCACGGTGGTCGCCGCCGCGGGCTTCGGCTGGCAGTCCACGATGACCGCCGACGGCGGCTACCTCACCTCAATCTGCCTGCCCGGCGTCCTGATGATGGCCGGCACCGGCCTCGCGGCCACCCCGCTCGCCTCGCTGGCCACATCGGGCGCGGCCCACGGCGAGGCCGGGCTGGTCTCCGGACTCGTCAACACCTCCCGCACGATGGGCGGCGCGCTCGGCCTGGCCGTGCTCTCCACGGTCGCCGCCGCCCGCACGGACGGCGGAGCGGGCCCGGCCGACCTCACGGCCGGCTACGCCCTGGCCTTCCGGACGTCGGGCTCGGTACTGCTGGCCGGCCTGCTGCTGATGATCTTCTGGCTGCCGCGCCACCGGCCAGTACAGCACTGA
- a CDS encoding lipid-transfer protein has product MKAYIVGVGMTRFEKPETRDWQYWDMAKEAGTAALADARVAYEDVQQAAVGYCFQPSTAGQRAVYELGLTGVPVYNVNNNCATGSTALMMARQFVEGGGSDCVLALGFEKMARGSLGGGGSDGGAGDFKTSPVARHYGIMAAAHGFEMTPPTAQIFGNAAREHMQKYGTTEAQLAAVAAKNHRHSAGNPYAQFQDTYTVDEVLAAKSVHRPLTRLQCSPTSDGAAAAVVVSERFVDRHGLGERAVEIAAQAMTTDTEASFASGTCIDAVGLPMSRAAAQQVYAASGLTAADLDVIELHDCFSINELLTYEALGLCGEGESGALVESGATTHGGRWVVNPSGGLISKGHPLGATGIAQAAELTWQLRGEAGARQVPDARTALAHNIGLGGAAVVTLLRR; this is encoded by the coding sequence ATGAAGGCATACATCGTCGGCGTCGGGATGACGAGGTTCGAGAAGCCCGAGACCCGCGACTGGCAGTACTGGGACATGGCGAAGGAGGCCGGCACGGCGGCGCTCGCCGATGCCCGCGTCGCGTACGAGGACGTTCAGCAGGCGGCCGTCGGCTACTGCTTCCAGCCCTCCACCGCCGGACAGCGCGCCGTGTACGAACTCGGCCTGACCGGGGTACCCGTCTACAACGTCAACAACAACTGCGCCACCGGCTCCACCGCGCTGATGATGGCCCGGCAGTTCGTCGAGGGCGGCGGCAGCGACTGCGTCCTGGCGCTCGGCTTCGAGAAGATGGCGCGCGGATCGCTCGGCGGCGGCGGATCCGACGGCGGCGCGGGTGATTTCAAGACGTCCCCGGTCGCCCGGCACTACGGGATCATGGCCGCCGCCCACGGCTTCGAGATGACCCCGCCCACCGCCCAGATCTTCGGCAACGCGGCCCGTGAGCACATGCAGAAGTACGGCACGACCGAGGCGCAGCTCGCCGCCGTCGCGGCCAAGAACCACCGCCACTCGGCCGGCAACCCGTACGCCCAGTTCCAGGACACCTACACGGTCGACGAGGTCCTCGCCGCCAAATCCGTTCACCGCCCCCTGACCCGGCTCCAGTGCTCGCCGACCTCCGACGGGGCGGCAGCAGCGGTCGTCGTGTCGGAGCGCTTCGTCGACCGGCACGGGCTCGGCGAGCGGGCCGTCGAGATCGCCGCCCAGGCCATGACGACCGACACCGAGGCCTCCTTCGCCTCCGGCACCTGCATCGACGCGGTCGGACTGCCCATGTCGCGGGCCGCCGCCCAGCAGGTGTACGCGGCCTCCGGTCTCACCGCGGCCGACCTCGACGTCATCGAACTCCACGACTGCTTCTCCATCAACGAACTCCTCACCTACGAGGCGCTCGGGCTGTGCGGCGAGGGCGAGTCCGGGGCACTCGTCGAGTCCGGCGCCACCACCCACGGCGGCCGCTGGGTGGTCAATCCCTCCGGCGGCCTGATCTCCAAGGGGCACCCGCTCGGCGCCACCGGAATCGCCCAGGCCGCCGAACTCACCTGGCAGCTCAGGGGCGAGGCCGGTGCCCGCCAGGTGCCGGACGCCCGCACCGCACTCGCCCACAACATCGGGCTCGGCGGCGCGGCCGTGGTGACACTCCTGCGCCGCTGA